In a genomic window of Bradyrhizobium sp. LLZ17:
- a CDS encoding L,D-transpeptidase family protein has product MRDCLNHRRGFDRVLMTVAATFLTVSAGSALAQDQARSSAAELAIEAAIPRPEPANVPPPTASDIKLDSTATVQDAPKDAAKEPIKEPVKAEAAPAPEKVETKPSDVATTPAADAPKSETAKTEPANSEPAKSESTKSEPAKSEPAKADTATATPAAPAAPAAAAPAAEPVKAASNVPAADQPVADKLKDMIGAKTSRYFDRKNERAAVEKFYGARDYAPVWTQGGSLSAAAKGVIARLKDAASDGLNPADYPVPDFAAATSPDALAEAELKLTASMFDYARQAQSGRMHWSQVSADILYPEHPVDPNEVLAKVTTAADASAALDSYNPPQKLYKELKAKLAQLRGQGEGPVVEITDGPALRYTPARGKKQAEIVVEDPRVPQLRAKLGITENANDDHYDATVAEAVRKFQDGAEIKVTGVLDAATVKALNSPKRDKQIDTVLVNMERWRWLPRDLGVPSLGDAYVILNIPDYTLKVMQRGQQVWTTRVVTGKPGQHATPLLTETMKYITVNPTWNVPPSIVYGEYLPALQQDPTVLQRMGLKLEQNRDGSVHISQPPGEANALGRIRFNFPNKFLVYQHDTPDKNLFARDERAFSHGCMRVQYPDQYASVLLNITMPNEKYTPERIRSMYGSGEIDLKFPTPIPVNITYQTAFVDDGGKLQFRKDVYGRDATMINILRNGRGKDLENVVAHSQPSYSRPPTTLPNGVAFANNGGGFGSSGPNFFERLFGAPTPPPAPIGRRPQRVFTR; this is encoded by the coding sequence ATGCGAGACTGTTTGAATCACCGTCGAGGCTTTGACCGCGTTTTGATGACGGTCGCGGCGACCTTCCTCACGGTATCGGCCGGCTCCGCTCTGGCGCAGGATCAGGCGCGCAGCAGCGCCGCCGAACTCGCGATCGAAGCCGCGATCCCGCGCCCCGAGCCCGCGAATGTTCCGCCGCCGACCGCCTCAGACATCAAGCTCGACTCTACCGCCACGGTGCAGGACGCCCCGAAGGACGCGGCCAAGGAGCCGATCAAGGAGCCGGTCAAGGCCGAAGCTGCCCCGGCCCCCGAAAAGGTCGAGACCAAGCCTTCCGACGTCGCCACCACGCCCGCCGCCGACGCACCGAAGAGCGAGACGGCCAAGACGGAGCCTGCGAACAGCGAGCCGGCCAAATCTGAATCGACCAAATCTGAGCCTGCCAAGTCTGAACCGGCCAAGGCCGACACCGCGACCGCCACACCGGCCGCTCCGGCCGCACCCGCCGCTGCGGCTCCGGCCGCCGAGCCGGTGAAGGCCGCGAGCAACGTCCCCGCCGCCGACCAGCCGGTCGCCGACAAGCTCAAGGACATGATCGGGGCCAAGACCTCGCGCTATTTCGACCGCAAGAACGAGCGCGCCGCCGTCGAGAAGTTCTACGGTGCCCGTGACTACGCGCCGGTCTGGACCCAGGGCGGCAGCCTCTCCGCCGCGGCCAAGGGCGTCATCGCACGGCTGAAGGATGCAGCCTCCGACGGCCTCAATCCCGCCGACTATCCGGTCCCGGACTTCGCCGCAGCCACCAGCCCCGACGCGCTTGCCGAGGCCGAGCTGAAGCTGACCGCCAGCATGTTCGACTATGCGCGCCAGGCGCAGAGCGGCCGCATGCACTGGTCGCAGGTCAGCGCCGACATCCTCTATCCCGAGCATCCAGTCGATCCGAACGAAGTGCTCGCCAAGGTCACGACCGCGGCTGACGCGTCCGCGGCGCTCGACAGCTACAACCCGCCGCAGAAGCTCTACAAGGAGCTGAAGGCCAAGCTCGCGCAGCTCCGCGGCCAGGGCGAAGGCCCGGTCGTCGAGATCACCGACGGCCCGGCGCTGAGATACACGCCGGCCCGCGGCAAGAAGCAGGCTGAAATCGTCGTCGAGGATCCGCGGGTGCCGCAGCTCCGCGCCAAGCTCGGCATCACCGAGAACGCCAACGACGACCACTATGACGCCACCGTCGCCGAAGCCGTGCGAAAGTTCCAGGACGGCGCCGAGATCAAGGTGACCGGCGTGCTCGACGCTGCGACCGTGAAGGCGCTGAACAGCCCGAAGCGCGACAAGCAGATCGACACCGTGCTGGTGAACATGGAGCGCTGGCGCTGGCTGCCGCGCGACCTCGGCGTGCCCTCGCTCGGCGATGCCTATGTCATCCTCAACATTCCCGACTACACGCTGAAGGTGATGCAGCGCGGCCAGCAGGTCTGGACCACCCGCGTCGTCACCGGCAAGCCGGGCCAGCACGCAACGCCGCTGCTGACCGAGACGATGAAGTACATCACGGTCAACCCGACCTGGAACGTGCCGCCGTCGATCGTCTATGGCGAATATCTTCCGGCGCTGCAGCAGGACCCGACCGTGCTCCAGCGCATGGGCCTGAAGCTCGAGCAGAACCGCGACGGCTCCGTGCACATCTCGCAGCCGCCCGGCGAAGCCAACGCACTCGGCCGCATCCGCTTCAACTTCCCGAACAAGTTCCTGGTCTATCAGCACGACACGCCGGACAAGAACTTGTTCGCCAGGGACGAACGCGCCTTCAGCCATGGCTGCATGCGCGTTCAATATCCGGACCAGTACGCCTCCGTGCTGCTCAACATCACCATGCCGAACGAGAAGTACACGCCGGAGCGCATCCGCAGCATGTACGGGTCAGGTGAGATCGACCTGAAATTCCCCACGCCAATCCCGGTCAACATCACCTACCAGACCGCCTTCGTGGACGACGGCGGCAAGCTGCAATTCCGCAAGGACGTCTATGGCCGCGACGCGACCATGATCAACATCCTGAGGAACGGCCGCGGCAAGGACCTCGAAAACGTCGTGGCGCATTCCCAGCCGAGCTATTCGCGGCCGCCGACGACGCTGCCGAACGGCGTGGCCTTCGCCAACAATGGCGGCGGCTTCGGCTCGTCCGGCCCGAACTTCTTCGAGCGGCTGTTCGGGGCTCCCACCCCGCCCCCCGCTCCGATCGGCCGCCGGCCTCAGCGGGTGTTCACCCGCTGA
- a CDS encoding sigma-54-dependent transcriptional regulator: MAASILIADDDAVARRLVENMVQKCGYETIVVESGDAALAVLTAPDASAIDAVVLDLVMPGLDGMGVLSKIREAGLNVPVIVQTAHGGIDNVISAMRAGAADFVVKPVGLERLQVSLRNALNASALKGELQRIRHSREGRLSFADIITRAEAMAPVMRAAQKAASSSIPVLIEGESGVGKEMFARAIHGSSERKAKPFVAVNCGAIPDNLVESILFGHEKGAFTGATERHAGKFVEAHGGTLFLDEVSELPLAAQVKLLRALQEGAVEAVGGRKPVKVDVRIISATNRKLLDRVKQGHFREDLFYRLHVLPLTIPSLRARREDIPHLLRHFLARFAAEENRAITGISGEAVAHLAELDWPGNIRQLENAVYRAVVMSEGDQLGLEDFPLLASHPHSATDIPTAPLMIEPIGAPALVSGNEIPIAPLPSSGSLALLTPTGDVRPLEEMENEIIRFAISHYRGQMSEVARRLKIGRSTLYRKLDEAGVHGHGGKSGEETH, encoded by the coding sequence ATGGCTGCCAGTATTTTGATTGCCGATGACGACGCCGTGGCACGCCGCCTGGTCGAGAACATGGTGCAGAAATGCGGCTATGAGACGATCGTCGTGGAATCCGGCGACGCCGCGCTGGCCGTACTCACTGCTCCCGATGCATCGGCCATCGACGCCGTGGTGCTCGATCTCGTGATGCCCGGCCTCGACGGCATGGGCGTTCTGAGTAAAATCCGCGAAGCCGGGCTGAATGTGCCCGTGATCGTACAGACCGCCCATGGCGGCATCGACAACGTGATCTCGGCGATGCGCGCAGGCGCTGCCGATTTCGTGGTCAAGCCGGTCGGCCTGGAGCGGCTCCAGGTCAGCTTGCGCAACGCGCTCAACGCCTCCGCATTGAAGGGCGAATTGCAGCGCATCCGCCACAGCCGCGAGGGCCGGCTGAGCTTCGCCGACATCATCACGCGCGCCGAGGCGATGGCGCCGGTCATGCGCGCGGCGCAGAAGGCGGCGAGCTCCTCAATCCCCGTGCTGATCGAAGGCGAGTCCGGCGTCGGCAAGGAGATGTTCGCACGCGCCATCCACGGCAGCAGCGAGCGCAAGGCAAAGCCCTTCGTCGCGGTCAATTGCGGCGCGATCCCGGACAATCTCGTCGAGTCCATTCTGTTCGGCCATGAGAAGGGCGCCTTCACCGGCGCGACCGAGCGGCATGCGGGCAAGTTCGTCGAGGCCCATGGCGGCACGCTGTTCCTGGACGAGGTCAGCGAGCTGCCGCTGGCCGCGCAGGTCAAGCTGTTGCGCGCGCTCCAGGAGGGCGCGGTGGAGGCGGTCGGCGGCCGCAAGCCGGTGAAGGTCGATGTCCGCATCATCTCCGCGACCAACCGCAAGCTTCTGGACCGGGTGAAACAGGGGCATTTCCGTGAAGACCTGTTCTATCGGCTGCATGTGCTGCCGCTGACGATCCCCTCGCTCAGGGCCCGGCGCGAGGACATCCCGCATCTGCTGCGGCACTTCCTGGCGCGCTTTGCCGCCGAGGAGAACCGCGCGATCACCGGCATCAGCGGCGAGGCCGTGGCGCACCTTGCGGAGCTGGATTGGCCCGGCAATATCCGCCAGCTCGAAAACGCGGTCTACCGCGCCGTGGTCATGAGCGAAGGCGACCAGCTGGGTCTCGAGGACTTCCCGCTGCTGGCCTCACATCCCCATTCCGCGACCGACATTCCGACCGCGCCGCTGATGATCGAGCCGATCGGGGCGCCTGCCCTGGTCTCGGGTAATGAAATACCCATCGCGCCACTTCCCTCCTCGGGAAGCCTCGCCCTGCTGACCCCGACCGGCGATGTCCGTCCGCTCGAGGAGATGGAGAACGAGATCATCCGTTTCGCCATCTCGCATTACCGCGGACAGATGTCCGAGGTCGCCCGCCGCCTCAAAATCGGCCGGTCCACGCTCTATCGCAAACTCGACGAGGCGGGCGTGCACGGGCATGGCGGGAAAAGCGGCGAAGAGACGCACTGA
- a CDS encoding M3 family oligoendopeptidase — protein sequence MTSRPSALRKPNTKKAATKAKPSSKPASKTGKLPEWNLADLYSGIDAPEVARDLETMDADCVAFETDYKGKLATGTANEHGGKWLAEAVRRYEAIDDLAGRLGSYAGLIHAGDSVDPKISKFYGDVSERLTAASTHLLFFALELNRVDDDILTRAMQAPELAHYRPWIEDLRKEKPYQLDDKLEQIFLEKAQTGYSAWNRLFDQTISGLRFKVGSKELAIEPTLNFLQDRDGAKRKAAADALAKTFKANERTFALITNTLAKDKDISDRWRGFKDVADSRHLNNRVEREVVDALVASVRAAYPKLSHRYYALKARWFKKKRLAYWDRNAPLPFAAADTIAWPEARNMVLSAYRGFSPDMADIAERFFTDRWIDAPVRPGKAPGAFSHPTTPSAHPYVLMNYQGKPRDVMTLAHELGHGVHQVLAAKNGALMAPTPLTLAETASVFGEMLTFRRLLAQTKSAKQRQALLAGKVEDMINTVVRQIAFYSFERAVHTERKNGELTAARLGEIWLSVQNESLGPAIEIKPGYENYWMYIPHFIHSPFYVYAYAFGDCLVNSLYAVYENAAEGFAERYLDMLAAGGTKHYSELLRPFGLDAKDPKFWDGGLSVIAGMIDELEAMG from the coding sequence ATGACTTCGCGCCCCTCCGCTCTCCGCAAGCCGAACACCAAAAAAGCAGCCACCAAGGCAAAACCCTCCAGCAAGCCTGCGAGCAAAACCGGCAAGCTTCCGGAGTGGAACCTCGCCGATCTCTATTCAGGGATCGATGCGCCGGAAGTGGCGCGCGATCTCGAAACCATGGACGCCGATTGCGTCGCGTTCGAGACGGACTACAAGGGCAAGCTCGCAACAGGCACAGCAAACGAACATGGCGGAAAATGGCTCGCGGAAGCCGTGCGACGCTATGAGGCGATCGACGATCTCGCCGGGCGTCTCGGCTCCTACGCCGGCCTCATCCACGCCGGCGATAGCGTTGACCCCAAGATTTCAAAGTTTTACGGCGATGTGTCCGAGCGGCTCACCGCCGCGTCGACTCATCTGCTGTTCTTCGCGCTCGAGCTCAATCGCGTCGATGACGATATTTTGACCCGCGCGATGCAGGCGCCCGAGCTTGCGCATTACCGTCCCTGGATCGAGGATCTGCGCAAGGAGAAGCCGTACCAGCTCGACGACAAGCTCGAGCAGATCTTCCTGGAGAAGGCGCAAACCGGATATTCCGCCTGGAACAGGTTGTTCGATCAGACCATCTCGGGTCTTCGCTTCAAGGTCGGATCCAAGGAGCTCGCGATCGAGCCGACGCTCAATTTCCTGCAGGACCGCGACGGCGCCAAGCGCAAGGCCGCGGCGGACGCGCTGGCGAAGACCTTCAAGGCCAATGAGCGCACCTTCGCGCTGATCACCAACACCCTCGCCAAGGACAAGGATATCTCCGATCGCTGGCGCGGCTTCAAGGATGTCGCGGATTCCCGGCATCTGAACAACCGCGTCGAGCGCGAGGTGGTGGACGCGCTGGTCGCCTCCGTACGCGCGGCCTATCCGAAACTCTCGCATCGCTACTACGCGCTGAAGGCGCGCTGGTTCAAGAAGAAGCGGCTCGCTTATTGGGACCGCAATGCGCCGCTGCCCTTTGCCGCGGCCGACACCATTGCCTGGCCCGAGGCACGCAACATGGTGCTGTCTGCCTATCGCGGTTTCTCGCCTGACATGGCCGACATCGCCGAGCGCTTCTTTACCGATCGCTGGATCGACGCTCCGGTGCGTCCCGGCAAGGCGCCGGGCGCGTTCTCGCATCCGACCACGCCGTCGGCGCATCCTTACGTGCTCATGAACTACCAGGGCAAGCCGCGCGATGTGATGACCCTCGCCCATGAGCTCGGCCATGGCGTGCATCAGGTGCTGGCGGCGAAGAACGGCGCGCTGATGGCGCCGACGCCGCTGACCTTGGCCGAGACCGCAAGCGTGTTCGGCGAGATGCTGACCTTCAGGCGGCTGCTGGCGCAGACCAAAAGCGCAAAGCAGCGCCAGGCGCTGCTCGCCGGCAAGGTCGAGGACATGATCAACACCGTGGTGCGGCAGATCGCGTTCTATTCCTTCGAGCGCGCGGTCCACACCGAGCGCAAGAATGGCGAGCTCACCGCGGCGCGGCTCGGCGAGATCTGGCTCTCGGTGCAAAACGAGAGCCTGGGTCCGGCGATCGAGATCAAGCCGGGCTACGAGAACTACTGGATGTACATCCCGCATTTCATCCATTCGCCGTTCTATGTCTACGCCTATGCCTTCGGCGATTGTCTCGTGAACTCGCTCTATGCCGTCTACGAGAACGCGGCCGAGGGCTTTGCCGAGCGCTATCTCGACATGCTCGCGGCCGGCGGCACCAAGCATTATTCCGAGCTGCTGCGCCCATTCGGGCTGGACGCCAAGGACCCGAAATTCTGGGACGGCGGCCTGTCGGTCATCGCCGGCATGATCGACGAGCTGGAGGCGATGGGTTGA